In Plectropomus leopardus isolate mb unplaced genomic scaffold, YSFRI_Pleo_2.0 unplaced_scaffold20173, whole genome shotgun sequence, the sequence TACTGGCCAAATTTTGATTATATTGATAAATCAATAAGATAATATACAGTATTCATAGAATACAATGATGTGCTACTCggtattttcaaacaaaaaataatacttttcttagaaaaaaaattcccaaaagtAAATGGAAATGTCAGTCCAATTTGACCCAGAGATTAATTACTTTGCACAGAATAATATGTCTGATAATAATCTTTGACCAATATGGTCGTGTCAGTTTGTCTGGTGGTGACTCCAGTCTGTAGGTGTCTACCACGGCCTCCAGAGGACGCTGTTGACTGGACTCTTGTCTTTGGTGATGCTGGTCTGGACTATGGAGCTCAGAGGAGAGAAGTCAGCCTCTCTCAGGTTCTTATCAGAGGAAGACTGCAGCTTGTTGAAGTGGTTCAGCAGTCCTCTCTGGGACTGTGTCTTCAGCTGCTCTTTGGACAGGAAGTGTGTCACCTCTTGGACACACCTGGAGTAGCCCTGATGGACAGC encodes:
- the LOC121965483 gene encoding transcription factor HES-5-like, with the translated sequence KLEKADILEMTVCFLRRLQQQNQAVDSAAVHQGYSRCVQEVTHFLSKEQLKTQSQRGLLNHFNKLQSSSDKNLREADFSPLSSIVQTSITKDKSPVNSVLWRPW